One region of Paenibacillus polymyxa M1 genomic DNA includes:
- a CDS encoding sugar phosphate isomerase/epimerase family protein — MKLGVFMVLFGGRSLEEALDYVASQGLDAVEIGTGGNPGDKHCKPDELLENDTALKNFKKAVESRGLTISALSCHGNPLHPQKHLAQADHDTFLKTVRLAEKLEVPVVNTFSGCPGDHEDAKYPNWPVAPWPNDFQEVLKWQWENKIIPYWTETGKFAADHHVKIGLELHGGFSVHTPATLLRLREAAGEVIGANLDPSHMWWQGIDPVQAVQILGREGAIHHFHAKDTTIDPINVNKYGLTDMQEYTNMLDRAWQFRTVGYGHDVKTWADIISALRLVGYDYVVSIEHEDGLMSVEEGFTKAVHNLRQVLIEEPLSEMWWV; from the coding sequence TTGAAACTTGGAGTATTTATGGTGTTGTTCGGTGGACGTTCATTGGAGGAGGCGCTGGATTATGTGGCTTCTCAGGGACTGGATGCTGTAGAAATCGGAACAGGTGGCAACCCGGGAGATAAGCATTGCAAGCCTGATGAGTTGCTAGAGAACGATACGGCGCTCAAAAATTTTAAAAAGGCAGTAGAATCCCGGGGATTAACGATTAGCGCGCTTAGCTGTCATGGTAATCCGCTTCATCCACAAAAGCATTTGGCACAGGCAGATCATGACACATTTCTTAAAACCGTCCGATTGGCAGAAAAGCTGGAAGTTCCTGTTGTGAACACTTTCTCAGGCTGTCCAGGTGATCACGAGGATGCGAAGTATCCAAACTGGCCTGTGGCTCCGTGGCCTAATGATTTCCAGGAAGTGCTGAAGTGGCAATGGGAGAATAAAATTATTCCTTACTGGACTGAAACGGGTAAATTTGCAGCAGATCACCATGTTAAAATAGGGCTGGAGTTACATGGGGGCTTCTCCGTTCATACACCAGCAACTTTGCTTCGTTTGCGTGAAGCGGCAGGAGAGGTCATTGGTGCTAATCTGGATCCGAGCCATATGTGGTGGCAGGGAATTGATCCCGTACAGGCGGTTCAAATTTTAGGCCGAGAGGGAGCCATTCACCATTTCCATGCCAAGGATACGACGATTGATCCGATCAATGTTAATAAATACGGACTTACCGATATGCAGGAGTATACGAATATGTTAGATCGAGCATGGCAGTTCCGTACTGTGGGCTATGGTCATGATGTAAAAACCTGGGCAGATATTATCAGTGCTCTGCGTCTGGTGGGATACGATTATGTAGTAAGTATTGAGCATGAAGACGGTCTGATGTCCGTGGAAGAAGGCTTTACTAAAGCTGTCCATAATCTTCGCCAGGTCCTGATTGAAGAACCGCTGAGCGAGATGTGGTGGGTCTAA
- a CDS encoding alpha-N-arabinofuranosidase has translation MKGSIIVNTDWEQGVINKNIYGQFAEHLGRCIYEGLWVGQDSPIPNTDGIRNDVVEALKQLNIPVLRWPGGCFADEYHWKDGIGPKENRKRMVNTHWGGVVENNHFGTHEFFQLCELLNAEPYICGNVGSGTVQEMSEWVEYMTFDGESPMAAWRQENGREKPWKLKYFGVGNENWGCGGNMRPEYYADLYRRYQTYVRNYGENRIYRIAGGANVDDYRWTEVLMREAGHLMDGLSLHHYTIPGSWEGKRHAVGFDEAEWFETMKKSLHMDELITRHSAIMDQYDPDKRVGLIVDEWGTWFLTEPGTNPGFLYQQNTMRDALVAGLHLHIFHNHHDRVQMTNIAQMVNVLQAMVLTEGPAMLLTPTYHVFEMFKVHQDAQALAIHAKVGNYKYDGDSIPQVSVSASKAQDGFIHISLCNVHPGESANLSLELRGLEEVKKINGVVLASNDMQAHNTFDQPERVKKETFTSYQLQGQHLDVTLPPMSVVMLTIAP, from the coding sequence GTGAAGGGTTCTATTATTGTAAATACCGATTGGGAACAGGGCGTTATTAATAAAAATATTTATGGGCAATTTGCCGAGCATCTTGGACGATGCATTTATGAAGGTTTATGGGTGGGACAGGACTCTCCAATCCCTAACACTGACGGAATTCGAAATGATGTGGTGGAAGCGCTCAAACAGCTGAACATTCCTGTGCTGCGTTGGCCAGGGGGCTGTTTTGCCGATGAATATCATTGGAAAGATGGGATCGGACCGAAAGAAAACCGCAAAAGAATGGTAAATACGCACTGGGGCGGTGTGGTTGAAAATAACCATTTTGGTACACATGAGTTTTTCCAATTGTGTGAGCTATTGAATGCAGAGCCGTATATCTGTGGGAATGTAGGCAGTGGTACAGTGCAGGAAATGTCGGAGTGGGTAGAGTACATGACCTTTGACGGGGAGTCCCCTATGGCTGCATGGCGTCAGGAAAACGGTCGTGAGAAACCATGGAAGCTCAAATATTTTGGAGTTGGTAACGAAAACTGGGGTTGTGGCGGTAACATGCGCCCGGAATATTATGCTGACCTGTATCGCCGCTATCAGACATATGTCCGTAATTATGGAGAGAATCGCATTTATCGAATAGCTGGTGGGGCGAATGTGGATGATTATCGTTGGACCGAAGTACTGATGCGCGAAGCCGGGCACCTTATGGACGGTTTGAGTCTACACCACTACACAATACCGGGGAGTTGGGAAGGGAAACGACACGCAGTCGGTTTTGATGAAGCAGAATGGTTTGAGACGATGAAAAAATCATTGCACATGGATGAATTGATTACTCGCCACTCTGCCATTATGGACCAATATGATCCTGACAAACGGGTTGGGCTGATCGTCGATGAATGGGGAACTTGGTTCCTGACCGAACCAGGTACCAATCCTGGCTTCCTGTATCAGCAAAATACGATGCGGGATGCGCTGGTAGCCGGACTACACCTGCACATATTCCATAATCATCATGATCGTGTGCAGATGACGAATATTGCTCAAATGGTCAACGTTTTGCAAGCGATGGTTCTAACTGAAGGCCCTGCTATGCTGTTGACCCCGACATACCATGTATTTGAAATGTTCAAAGTGCATCAGGATGCACAAGCACTGGCTATTCATGCGAAGGTAGGCAATTATAAGTATGATGGAGACTCCATCCCACAAGTAAGTGTGTCCGCCTCTAAGGCTCAAGATGGCTTTATTCATATAAGCTTATGCAATGTCCATCCGGGCGAATCGGCAAATTTGAGCCTTGAGCTAAGAGGGCTCGAAGAGGTTAAGAAGATTAATGGTGTTGTCTTAGCCAGTAACGATATGCAGGCACATAATACATTTGATCAGCCAGAGCGTGTGAAAAAGGAAACTTTTACATCTTATCAGCTGCAAGGTCAGCATTTGGATGTTACACTGCCACCGATGTCGGTTGTGATGCTGACAATCGCTCCTTAA
- a CDS encoding sugar phosphate isomerase/epimerase family protein, giving the protein MTKVGLQLYTVREELEQDFEGTLRKVAELGYKGVEFHSFFGRSAKDVRALLDELNLEVVGTHIQYSRLLHHLDEEIAYHIELGNKYLIVPYLTEEEREWDDLFVNLNRIGEKVKEHGLILAYHNHDFELTEKINDRPVFDALYDAVPDDLLQVEMDTCWVYYGGYDPVEYIGRYRGRLPIIHLKDMARDEQQKAVTVELGQGEVQLQTITDAAIEAGVDWVVVEQDFSSNPSIESIETSMKWLQQYAAQGGNIHV; this is encoded by the coding sequence TTGACTAAAGTAGGATTACAATTATACACAGTTAGGGAAGAGCTTGAACAGGATTTTGAAGGCACATTGCGCAAGGTAGCTGAGCTGGGCTATAAAGGGGTTGAGTTTCATAGCTTCTTTGGGCGTAGTGCCAAGGATGTCAGGGCGCTTTTGGATGAACTAAATCTGGAAGTTGTCGGAACTCATATACAATACAGCCGCTTGCTGCATCATTTGGATGAGGAAATTGCATATCACATAGAATTGGGCAACAAGTACCTCATTGTTCCTTATTTAACCGAAGAAGAGCGGGAGTGGGATGACCTTTTTGTTAATCTGAATCGTATTGGTGAAAAAGTAAAGGAGCATGGGTTGATACTGGCTTATCATAATCATGATTTTGAACTAACAGAGAAAATCAATGATCGCCCGGTATTCGATGCTTTATATGATGCGGTTCCCGATGATTTGTTACAGGTCGAAATGGATACTTGTTGGGTATACTATGGGGGCTATGATCCAGTGGAATACATTGGACGATATCGTGGACGCCTGCCTATCATTCACTTAAAGGATATGGCACGCGACGAGCAGCAAAAAGCAGTTACTGTAGAGTTAGGCCAAGGAGAAGTGCAGCTTCAGACCATTACAGATGCCGCTATTGAAGCAGGTGTGGATTGGGTTGTTGTGGAACAAGATTTCAGCTCAAATCCTTCAATCGAAAGCATTGAAACCAGTATGAAGTGGCTCCAACAATACGCAGCTCAGGGAGGAAATATTCATGTCTAA
- a CDS encoding AraC family transcriptional regulator, translating into MSIIEPCQVLTAGYSFHRKPFYSNQPDGIKNYLFRLQTDGRCQARIDGKMTRIEAGDLLLFNPTEPYELDIHSELNPMGEQVVESGDYHIFFGGPWVDEWWNHHKRPNRIKVQLTEALLGLFRQLVLEQRRISNPYPEISSYYIRILCLEFDRILSEQPIATHHNYLAYQIKNYIEENASSNFKLDDVSSHVGISVSRAVHLFKETFDTSIMQYTLDIRLNMARERIIFSPMSLEQAAESSGFANYTYFHRVFRSRFGMSPKEFRLIHREQL; encoded by the coding sequence ATGTCTATCATTGAGCCTTGCCAGGTTCTTACCGCAGGCTATTCCTTCCACCGTAAGCCCTTTTATTCGAACCAGCCTGATGGAATCAAAAATTATTTATTCCGTCTGCAAACAGATGGACGCTGTCAAGCACGCATTGACGGGAAAATGACACGGATTGAGGCAGGTGATCTGCTGCTGTTCAATCCGACCGAGCCTTATGAACTGGATATTCACAGTGAGTTGAACCCCATGGGAGAGCAGGTTGTAGAAAGTGGGGATTATCACATTTTTTTCGGTGGCCCCTGGGTAGATGAGTGGTGGAATCATCACAAACGTCCCAACCGAATTAAGGTTCAGCTCACAGAAGCCCTGCTTGGCCTATTTCGTCAGCTAGTGCTGGAGCAGCGGCGTATTTCTAATCCTTACCCGGAAATATCCAGCTATTACATACGCATTTTATGTTTGGAGTTTGACCGTATACTATCCGAGCAGCCCATTGCTACTCATCACAATTATCTTGCTTATCAGATAAAAAATTATATTGAAGAAAATGCATCATCTAATTTTAAGCTGGATGACGTGTCTTCACACGTCGGAATCAGCGTATCCCGAGCAGTACACCTGTTTAAGGAAACGTTCGATACGAGCATTATGCAGTACACACTGGACATCAGGCTCAACATGGCAAGGGAGCGTATCATTTTCAGTCCCATGTCACTGGAACAAGCCGCAGAATCGTCAGGATTTGCAAACTACACATACTTTCACCGTGTGTTTCGTTCCCGCTTCGGTATGTCGCCTAAGGAATTCAGACTGATTCACCGCGAGCAATTGTAG
- a CDS encoding Gfo/Idh/MocA family protein: MSKTLKIGIIGCGGIANGKHLPSLAKQKRAEIIAFCDIIQERAEEAAEKYGAEGSQVYSDYRQLLENKDIEVVHVCTPNDSHSEITVAALEAGKHVLCEKPMAKTAEQAREMLDAANRTGKKLSIAYQNRYRDDSLYLKQLVEQGELGEIYLGKAIALRRRAVPTWGVFLDEEKQGGGPLIDIGTHALDLTLWLMDNYKPKSVLGSTFHKLGDRKNAANAFGPWNPDEFKVEDSAFGFITMQNGATIVLESSWALNVVEFGEAKTLLCGTEGGADMQDGLRINGEKNSRLFDTKIDLDAGGVAFYSGETENEADREARLWIESILDDKELLVKPEQALVVTEILEAIYESARTGKAVYFD; encoded by the coding sequence ATGTCTAAAACACTCAAGATCGGGATTATCGGTTGTGGGGGCATTGCTAACGGTAAACACTTGCCGAGTCTTGCCAAGCAAAAGAGAGCAGAAATCATTGCTTTCTGTGACATTATACAGGAACGTGCTGAAGAGGCTGCTGAAAAGTATGGTGCTGAAGGATCGCAAGTTTATAGCGACTACCGTCAGCTGCTAGAAAATAAAGACATTGAAGTTGTGCATGTATGTACCCCTAACGACTCGCACTCAGAAATTACGGTAGCGGCACTTGAGGCAGGTAAGCATGTATTATGTGAAAAGCCAATGGCTAAAACTGCTGAGCAGGCACGGGAAATGCTTGATGCGGCCAACCGTACAGGCAAAAAGCTATCCATTGCCTATCAAAATCGTTATCGTGATGACAGTCTGTATCTGAAGCAATTGGTCGAGCAAGGAGAGCTTGGTGAGATTTATCTTGGTAAAGCCATTGCTCTACGCCGCCGTGCGGTTCCCACCTGGGGAGTGTTCTTGGATGAAGAGAAACAGGGTGGTGGCCCGCTGATTGATATCGGCACACATGCACTTGATTTGACACTCTGGCTGATGGATAATTACAAGCCTAAAAGTGTACTAGGTTCAACCTTCCATAAGCTGGGAGATCGAAAAAATGCAGCCAATGCTTTTGGACCGTGGAATCCTGATGAATTTAAAGTAGAGGACTCAGCTTTTGGATTCATCACCATGCAAAATGGAGCCACAATTGTATTGGAATCCAGCTGGGCATTAAATGTTGTAGAGTTTGGTGAAGCCAAGACGTTGTTATGCGGTACCGAGGGTGGAGCAGATATGCAGGATGGGTTGCGTATTAACGGAGAAAAGAACAGCCGCTTGTTTGACACGAAAATAGATCTAGATGCAGGAGGAGTGGCCTTTTACTCCGGTGAAACGGAAAATGAGGCAGACCGTGAAGCCCGTCTGTGGATTGAATCTATTCTGGACGACAAAGAACTCCTTGTGAAGCCGGAGCAGGCACTGGTGGTTACTGAAATTTTGGAAGCCATCTATGAATCGGCCCGTACAGGAAAAGCAGTTTATTTTGACTAA
- a CDS encoding Gfo/Idh/MocA family protein, translating into MDKQIKTRVAIAGLGGIARKVYLPLLAAHQGVDIVGVMNRSQEPVSSTMEQYRLPRGTTDVKEMLAWEPEAVFIHAATEAHFDLVMACIEKGIAVYVDKPLSYDVRQNLEMTAFAEAQAVLLAVGFNRRFAPHYVAAKAWLEEVGGFSQCAAIKHRTGYDRRPATQTVYDDLIHMLDLLLWLGGDNYELLHSSLDTTSEGYMDAAFGTLRLGNAAGTYSMSRQAGADIEKLELHGAGRSVEVTNMEQAIFMQKNNLSRTQTFGSWETILERRGFTGVVNHFLEHIHRPEECAIQAGKVLESHMLAEELISGLSD; encoded by the coding sequence ATGGACAAGCAAATCAAGACAAGAGTAGCTATTGCAGGATTAGGTGGAATCGCTCGTAAAGTGTATCTGCCGTTACTGGCTGCACACCAAGGCGTAGACATTGTAGGAGTGATGAACCGTTCACAGGAGCCGGTCAGTTCTACTATGGAGCAGTATAGACTACCAAGAGGAACGACGGACGTGAAGGAAATGCTGGCATGGGAGCCGGAAGCTGTATTTATACATGCGGCCACCGAAGCTCATTTTGACCTAGTTATGGCGTGTATTGAAAAAGGGATAGCGGTGTACGTAGATAAACCATTGTCCTATGATGTTCGTCAGAATTTGGAAATGACTGCTTTCGCGGAAGCACAGGCTGTACTGCTGGCGGTAGGTTTTAATCGACGTTTTGCTCCGCACTATGTGGCTGCAAAAGCTTGGCTAGAGGAAGTGGGCGGTTTCAGTCAATGTGCGGCGATTAAACACCGAACTGGATATGATCGTAGACCGGCGACACAGACGGTTTATGATGATTTAATTCATATGCTTGATTTGCTACTGTGGCTGGGTGGCGATAATTATGAGCTACTACATAGTAGTCTGGATACAACAAGTGAAGGGTATATGGACGCTGCGTTCGGGACTTTGCGTTTGGGGAATGCTGCCGGTACATACAGTATGAGCAGACAGGCAGGAGCTGACATAGAGAAGCTGGAGCTTCACGGGGCAGGACGGTCTGTTGAAGTCACGAATATGGAACAGGCTATTTTCATGCAAAAAAATAATTTATCACGAACGCAAACTTTTGGAAGCTGGGAGACAATATTGGAAAGACGGGGATTCACCGGGGTGGTGAATCATTTTCTGGAGCATATTCATCGTCCGGAGGAGTGTGCTATACAAGCTGGAAAAGTGTTGGAAAGCCATATGCTAGCGGAAGAACTGATTAGTGGTTTGAGTGATTAA